Sequence from the Flavobacterium sp. TR2 genome:
TTTAATATAGAATCGGGAGAGCTAACTGAATTAGCATTTGGCTTTGAAGATTTTATAAACCAGCTTAAGGAAGATTCCGATTATTTTACAGGAGAAGGTCTTCTAACTGAGAAAATTGAAAATATAGCTAATCTTTCATTAGGATACAGATATTGTCCAAAGTTACCATTCATATTAGGGGGAGAATATTCATCTGAAAATCTTGTTTTAAAGACATATACAGAAAATCTTGAATTTTCTTCATCTATTTATCATCAGATAAAAGATTTACCAGATGGAAGCGACTTTGAAATTAAAATTGTCTGAATGTAAGAAGTTAGTTAAGTAGAGATTAAAAGTCTTTCATCTAATTTAATTAAATATATATGAAAAAAAATAAAGAATTATCCAAATTAGAGCTAATAAACAGAGGATATTTATTGGTTAATATACCCTCGATCATAATCATAATTGCAGTGTGGTTTGGATTAACTGCTTATCTTGAAATAAATGGGAAAGTAAGTGCCATTATTGGAGGTGTAATTGGTTGGATATATTGGGAATTTATGATCAAGAAATGGATAAGATGGGCATTAGATAATCACGTTAACCCTGATAGGCTATTCAAAATAGGAAAGATGTCATTGCTTTTATGGGATCGAAGAAAAATAGACTCAATCATAAGTCAAAGAAACTAATTAGTTTTTTAAATAAAAAAGGATGAGCAATTTGTTCATCCTTTAATTTTATAAAGATTTTGATTAAATTAAAGATGTGAATGTACTAACAAATATTGGAGACATAGTTAAGGGTGTATTTCTGCACCCTTATTTTTTTGCTTTAGTTTCAAATTAAAGTGTGTAAAAAGACAAAAAGCAAGCAAATTTATAGGATTTCAGACTAAGAAAATGCGCATAATTTCATGCCTCGTTCCTCATCATGAAACCCTTCGGGACTTATAGCATTTTATCTGTCTGAAATCCTATTTTTAAGGGCTTTCTTTTTCTCTTTTTTCTTTTCATAAATTTTAATTTGAGTTAAATAAACGGCTTTTTTTTGACCTTTTACAGCATATAAAACTTGATCGGTTTTTAATTTTCTGAGACTTATTTTTTGTTTTACTGATTAAAAAACAGCTTCAAGATCGCGGTGTTTTTGCGATCTGCAAGATGTCTGGTTGTATCACAACCACAAATCTTGCTGCCTTTTTTGCTCGGAACTCGCTGGCAGAGATTCTTGAAAATTTAGAACCCAAAAAAGTAAATGAAATTAATGTAATCTATCTACAGCTTGAAGTCTTGTTTGATATGATTATAATAAAGTACTTTAGTAGGCAATTTACGTCTGAAATTTTATGAGTGTTTCCAAATTATTTTTAAATGAACTGCTGGATTATCCAGCAAAAGATTCTTTTTGGTTTAAAGATTTTGTTGAACCAAAAATGACAGGTTTTAAAACCGAACATAAATACTGGGAAGAAGGCGATTTTGGAAGTCTTAATCAAGTAGAATTTAATTCAAGAAAAATTGGTGGGAATATTGACTTCTGGGGGTCTGGATTTCTTGGAATTTTTGTCTGGGATTATGAAAGGGATCTGGAAATTATGAATGTATTGCTGGAAACCGATGAAGTAAAAGAGCAGAAAAATGCTTTTAGAAAATTACTGAAACTTTTATTAAAGATTAAAACGGAATAATAAAAGAATTTTTGGCATCATATAATAACTCTTGCAATCTCTTTCCTTTTAAGTTTCTCCACCGCCGAGTTCCGAGGCTATGGGTGGCAAGATAGGCGGTTGTTAAACAACCGTTCATCTTGCTGATTGCAGGAACGTGGCAATCTTTGGAGATTTTTAAAAGCAGGCTTCTAATTTAAAGAAAATATTTGAATGTATCATGCGCAAAATATGGTCATGATGGCTGTAGAATGTTACAATGAAATATTT
This genomic interval carries:
- a CDS encoding SMI1/KNR4 family protein, coding for MKNVLIEYKTKTLNSEETDLSFYISDDRYKDFIRNGNAGFYFKDALHFYGNSNEFSFHSLVFMNELIRKLYGEICKDLTFIAEDVFGNQFCYNIHNYFFMFNIESGELTELAFGFEDFINQLKEDSDYFTGEGLLTEKIENIANLSLGYRYCPKLPFILGGEYSSENLVLKTYTENLEFSSSIYHQIKDLPDGSDFEIKIV